The genomic DNA CGGTCGTTCTTCGCTGATGCGTTCGCTTCGATGATCGTTGGAGATCCTGCCGCTACGTCTCGGCTCTCCCACGACCAGGAGGCCCGTGCCGCCATCGGCACGTCTGCGATGGTCGGTCTCGTGCCTCCGCAGTACCTCGGCGATCTGTACGTGGAGGTGGCCCGTGCTGGTCGGCCGTTCGCCAACTTGTGCAGCGCCCTTCCGCTGCCTGAGCACGGCATGACCGTCAACTTGTCTCGGATCACTACCGGCTCGTCTGTGGCCGCTCAGAACGGCGAGAACACCGCTGTCTCTGAGACCGAGATGGACGACACGTTGCTGACGATCGACGTTCGTACGATCGCTGGTCAGCAGAACATCTCCCGCCAATTGTTCGAGCGGTCCCAGCCCGACATTGACATGGTGATCTTCCGTGACCTCGCCGCCGCCTATGCCGCTGAACTGAACCGTCAGTGCATCACCGGCACCGGTATCAACGGCGAGCTTCGAGGGGTGCTCAACACGTCCGGCATTGAGTCCGTGACCTACACCGACGCCTCCCCGACCGTTGGGGAGCTGTACCCGAAGCTGGCTGATGCTGTGCAGCGTGTGCAGTCCAACGTCTACCGAGGCCCTTCCCACATCGTGATGCATCCCCGCCGTTGGGGCTGGTTCCAAGCGGCCCTGGACTCATCGAGTCGACCGCTGGTCACCCCGACCGCTGCTGGCCCGTCCAACGCCACCGGGCTCGGCATCTCCCAGGGTTACGGCGAGACCGCCGGGTACCTGCTCGGTCTGCCCGTCGTCACCGACGCCTCGATCCCCACCAACCTCGGGGCTGGCACCAACGAGGACACGATCCTCGTCGTGGCTGCTTCCGGAGCTGTTCTTGTGGGAGCAGGCCGGGGGCTCACCGTTCACGCTGCGCTTCGAGGATGGCGGATCAGGCACCCTCACTGTGAAGCTCGTCGCCTACGGCTACTCAGCGTTCACCGCTGGCCGCTACCCGAAGGCAAGTGTTGCCATCGGCGGTACTGGTCTGGTGGCACCGACCTGGTGATCGGGTTGTGAGGTTGTCGTTGTCACGTGCGACAACCTCACAATTCCGCCCGCTCACCAAGAGCCCCGGCCCTGGGATTGGACCTCCCAACAGGGCCGGGGCTCATCCCTCTCCAACATCCACCAGGAGATCGTCTGTGAG from Microthrixaceae bacterium includes the following:
- a CDS encoding phage major capsid protein, encoding MPSTAVSPAPNSGDIRVGGSGEYRSGGRSFFADAFASMIVGDPAATSRLSHDQEARAAIGTSAMVGLVPPQYLGDLYVEVARAGRPFANLCSALPLPEHGMTVNLSRITTGSSVAAQNGENTAVSETEMDDTLLTIDVRTIAGQQNISRQLFERSQPDIDMVIFRDLAAAYAAELNRQCITGTGINGELRGVLNTSGIESVTYTDASPTVGELYPKLADAVQRVQSNVYRGPSHIVMHPRRWGWFQAALDSSSRPLVTPTAAGPSNATGLGISQGYGETAGYLLGLPVVTDASIPTNLGAGTNEDTILVVAASGAVLVGAGRGLTVHAALRGWRIRHPHCEARRLRLLSVHRWPLPEGKCCHRRYWSGGTDLVIGL